A window from Staphylococcus succinus encodes these proteins:
- a CDS encoding DUF1128 family protein produces MTANNNEKMIEEIRQRLNLVNQSLINPENYKSADEQEVQEIYEYVTSKASFTPSEASAIADALGQIRK; encoded by the coding sequence GTGACAGCTAATAATAATGAAAAAATGATTGAAGAGATTAGACAACGATTGAATCTTGTGAATCAAAGTTTAATTAATCCAGAAAATTATAAAAGTGCTGATGAACAGGAAGTACAAGAGATTTATGAATACGTAACATCTAAAGCATCATTTACACCAAGTGAAGCATCTGCAATTGCGGATGCACTAGGACAAATTCGTAAATAA
- a CDS encoding aminopeptidase, translating into MTQLENKLQQYAELLVGVGMNVQKGQPVFIRSSVEAIELTHYIVEAAYKRGASDVKVEYSDDRLSRLKFEYESVEHFENNEVKSYEVDKRMDYVKRGAANLALITQDPDLLNGIDRDKLATFQRQYSTAYKSYMEASQKNQFPWCVAAFPSKAWAARVYPDLPADEAYSKFITEVLDIVRVDGNNPVENWQAHVADLSKHAHRLQEKNYKALHYISEGTDLVIGLPEGHIWEDATSYTSEGQSFVANIPTEEVFTAPHRLDVNGYVTNKLPLSHNGNIIDGFTLTFKDGEVVDYKAEKGEEVLRDLLNTDEGAKRLGEVALVPDDSPISNRNTIFYNTLFDENASCHIALGSAYGFNIKGGTEMTTEEKIAHGLNDSLIHVDFMIGSADLTIYGITQEDAKELVFEQGNWAKK; encoded by the coding sequence ATGACTCAATTAGAAAATAAATTACAACAATATGCCGAACTATTAGTCGGTGTAGGAATGAATGTACAAAAAGGTCAACCTGTTTTTATTCGCTCAAGTGTCGAAGCTATTGAACTGACACATTACATAGTAGAAGCAGCTTATAAACGAGGGGCTTCTGACGTGAAAGTAGAATATAGTGATGACCGTCTGTCACGTTTGAAATTTGAATATGAATCAGTAGAGCATTTTGAAAATAACGAAGTGAAATCATATGAAGTAGATAAACGCATGGACTATGTCAAGAGAGGGGCAGCGAATTTAGCATTGATTACGCAAGACCCAGACTTATTAAATGGCATTGATCGTGATAAATTAGCAACTTTCCAAAGACAATATTCTACCGCATATAAAAGTTACATGGAAGCAAGTCAAAAGAATCAATTTCCTTGGTGTGTAGCAGCATTCCCATCTAAAGCATGGGCTGCGCGTGTGTACCCAGATTTGCCTGCTGATGAGGCATATAGCAAATTCATAACTGAAGTATTAGACATTGTACGTGTAGACGGCAACAACCCTGTAGAAAATTGGCAAGCACATGTAGCTGATTTAAGTAAACATGCACATAGATTACAAGAAAAGAATTACAAAGCATTGCACTATATTTCAGAAGGTACAGATTTAGTAATTGGTCTCCCAGAAGGTCATATATGGGAAGACGCTACAAGTTATACTAGTGAAGGTCAAAGTTTTGTAGCAAATATTCCGACTGAAGAAGTATTTACAGCGCCACATCGTTTGGATGTAAATGGTTATGTTACGAATAAACTACCTTTAAGTCATAATGGTAATATAATAGATGGCTTTACACTAACGTTTAAAGATGGTGAGGTCGTAGATTATAAAGCGGAAAAAGGTGAAGAAGTACTACGTGATTTATTAAATACAGATGAAGGTGCTAAACGATTAGGCGAAGTTGCGCTTGTACCAGATGATTCCCCAATATCTAATCGTAATACGATCTTTTATAATACACTGTTTGATGAAAATGCGTCGTGTCATATTGCATTGGGATCAGCATATGGGTTTAACATAAAAGGTGGAACAGAAATGACAACTGAAGAAAAGATTGCTCATGGCTTAAATGACTCCCTTATACATGTTGACTTTATGATTGGAAGTGCTGATTTAACGATTTATGGTATTACACAAGAGGATGCCAAAGAACTCGTTTTTGAACAAGGTAACTGGGCGAAAAAATAG
- a CDS encoding FUSC family protein: MNDNWYKRIIGARTLKTGLATFLTAFICLALNLNPIFAILTAIVTIEPTAKASLKKGYKRLPATVIGALFSVVFTFILGDHSPFTYALSATFTIILCTKLNLHVGTTVATLTAMAMIPGIHEAYFFNFFSRLLTAIIGLVTAGLVNFIILPPKYYDQLETSISDTESKMYALFYERMRQLLLGKFTNGVPYRQLNELLDLNQKIETLLSYQRDELSYHKHRDSEWIRLRELTTRSHTNRLFITHLSNLVYLPKDTQIIFSCEERMAILNIAQSINQIYTTGHFERYQQSASLLKTSVKGLDEFDENQLKSHVIYEILLIYRILDHRFA, encoded by the coding sequence ATGAATGATAATTGGTATAAAAGAATCATTGGTGCGCGTACCCTCAAAACAGGGTTAGCTACCTTTTTAACTGCTTTTATCTGTTTAGCATTAAATCTAAATCCAATATTTGCTATTTTAACAGCTATAGTTACCATAGAACCAACAGCAAAAGCCTCTTTAAAAAAGGGCTATAAACGTTTACCTGCAACGGTTATAGGTGCTTTGTTCTCTGTAGTTTTCACATTTATATTAGGAGACCATTCTCCATTCACTTACGCATTAAGCGCCACATTCACAATCATCTTATGTACAAAGTTAAACCTTCATGTTGGTACTACTGTTGCAACATTAACAGCTATGGCCATGATTCCAGGTATTCATGAAGCTTATTTCTTTAATTTCTTTTCAAGATTATTAACTGCTATTATCGGTTTGGTTACTGCTGGGCTAGTTAACTTTATTATATTACCGCCAAAATACTATGACCAACTCGAAACATCTATCAGTGATACTGAATCTAAAATGTACGCCTTATTCTACGAAAGAATGCGCCAGTTACTATTAGGAAAATTCACAAATGGCGTCCCATATCGCCAGCTCAATGAGTTGTTAGATTTAAATCAAAAAATAGAAACCCTACTCTCCTATCAACGAGATGAACTGAGCTATCATAAACATCGAGATTCTGAATGGATTCGTCTTCGGGAGTTAACCACACGTTCACACACAAATAGGTTGTTTATAACACATTTATCCAACTTAGTTTATTTGCCTAAAGATACTCAAATTATATTTAGTTGCGAAGAACGCATGGCTATATTAAACATTGCCCAAAGTATTAATCAAATCTATACAACTGGTCATTTTGAACGTTATCAACAATCTGCATCATTACTTAAAACTTCTGTGAAAGGCTTAGACGAATTTGATGAAAACCAATTAAAAAGTCATGTTATCTATGAAATTTTATTAATATATCGTATATTAGATCATCGTTTCGCTTAA
- a CDS encoding YihY/virulence factor BrkB family protein — protein MSKKKRTTSEFLNDVKEEEEKKANQAKKEQIERDRTYITPDEFKSKSPKKSNQAFFVSRINKPAKYTKNSNFFSYLVYRIGKDDASGLSAQLSYYFMLSLFPMLLFLLSIVPVVGVKQSTIRDMIKEHVPPDYAPQVSSIIGDIMGNASGGLLSIGLIVALWSASNGMTALMNSFNVAYDVEDSRNFIVSKLLSVLFTLALIVVLPLALILPTFGEQISSLLFGPIGLGDQVKWVFNIIRVILPLIVVFVAFMLLYTLAPNVKIKMMSVIPGSIFATIVFLVGSYLFGIYISNFANYSKTYGSIAGIIILMLWLYITGFIIIIGAEINAIIHQRKIVSGQTPEEKKLANIEENNSNQQSNSIETDSDNVSDDTIESNNQHK, from the coding sequence ATGTCTAAAAAGAAGCGTACAACCTCTGAATTTCTAAATGACGTCAAAGAAGAGGAAGAAAAAAAGGCTAATCAAGCAAAAAAAGAACAAATTGAACGAGATCGTACATACATTACACCTGATGAATTTAAGTCAAAATCACCGAAGAAAAGCAATCAGGCTTTCTTCGTATCAAGAATTAATAAACCAGCAAAGTATACAAAGAATTCAAACTTTTTCTCTTATCTCGTTTATAGAATAGGAAAAGATGATGCATCTGGCTTATCAGCACAACTCTCTTATTATTTTATGTTGTCTTTATTCCCGATGCTATTATTTTTATTATCTATCGTCCCAGTTGTAGGTGTAAAGCAATCTACAATAAGAGATATGATTAAAGAACATGTACCGCCTGACTACGCACCTCAAGTATCAAGTATTATTGGCGATATTATGGGTAATGCAAGTGGTGGCTTGCTATCTATTGGTTTGATTGTAGCACTATGGTCAGCTTCTAATGGTATGACTGCCTTAATGAATTCATTCAATGTTGCTTATGACGTAGAAGATAGCAGAAACTTTATTGTTTCCAAATTATTAAGCGTATTATTTACACTTGCTTTAATTGTTGTGTTACCTTTAGCGCTTATTTTACCAACTTTCGGTGAACAAATTAGTTCATTATTATTTGGACCTATTGGATTAGGCGACCAAGTCAAATGGGTTTTTAATATCATTCGTGTGATCTTGCCATTGATTGTAGTCTTTGTTGCCTTTATGCTCTTATATACACTTGCACCGAATGTCAAAATTAAAATGATGTCTGTTATCCCAGGGTCTATTTTTGCTACTATAGTATTCTTAGTAGGTTCATACTTATTTGGTATATATATTTCAAATTTTGCTAACTACTCTAAAACATATGGTAGTATCGCAGGTATCATTATTTTAATGTTATGGCTATATATCACTGGTTTCATCATCATTATTGGTGCAGAAATCAATGCGATTATACATCAAAGAAAAATAGTTTCAGGCCAAACACCTGAAGAAAAAAAGCTTGCTAATATAGAAGAGAACAATTCAAATCAACAATCAAATTCAATTGAAACTGATTCAGACAATGTCTCAGATGACACGATTGAATCAAATAATCAACATAAATAG
- the map gene encoding type I methionyl aminopeptidase: MIVKTEEELIALKDIGYICALVRDKMQAATKPGITTKELDDIAKALFEEHGAISAPIHDENFPGQTCISVNEEVAHGIPGKRTIRDGDLVNIDVSALKNGYYADTGISFVVGESAHPLKQKVCDVALEAFEAAMTRVKPGAKLSQIGKAVHATARKNDLTVIKNLTGHGVGQSLHEAPSHVMNYYDPKDKTLLKEGTVIAVEPFISTKATYVTEGKNEWAFETKDKSFVAQIEHTVIVTKEGPVLTTKID, from the coding sequence ATGATTGTAAAAACAGAAGAAGAATTAATCGCACTAAAAGATATTGGTTACATTTGTGCTTTAGTAAGAGATAAAATGCAAGCAGCTACAAAACCAGGTATTACAACAAAAGAGTTAGATGATATTGCAAAAGCGTTATTTGAAGAACATGGCGCAATCTCAGCACCGATTCATGATGAAAACTTCCCAGGACAAACATGTATTAGTGTAAATGAAGAAGTGGCACATGGTATACCTGGAAAACGTACGATACGTGACGGGGACTTAGTAAACATCGATGTTTCAGCTTTGAAAAACGGCTATTACGCAGATACTGGTATTTCATTTGTGGTAGGTGAATCAGCACATCCATTAAAACAAAAAGTCTGTGATGTTGCTTTAGAAGCCTTTGAAGCAGCAATGACAAGAGTTAAACCTGGTGCAAAATTAAGCCAAATTGGTAAAGCGGTTCATGCAACAGCACGTAAAAACGATTTAACAGTAATTAAAAATTTAACTGGTCATGGTGTAGGCCAATCATTACATGAAGCGCCTAGTCATGTTATGAACTATTATGATCCTAAAGATAAAACTTTATTAAAAGAAGGAACAGTTATTGCTGTTGAACCGTTTATTTCTACAAAAGCAACTTATGTTACTGAAGGTAAAAATGAATGGGCATTTGAGACAAAAGATAAAAGTTTTGTAGCACAAATTGAACATACAGTCATTGTGACAAAAGAAGGGCCAGTATTAACTACAAAAATAGATTAG
- a CDS encoding type 1 glutamine amidotransferase, producing the protein MNELTVYHFMPDKLNLYSDIGNIIALRQRAKLRNIDLKVRNINETEGVTLDQCDIFFIGGGSDREQALATKELSKIKDKLKEAIEAGMPGLTICGGYQFLGSKYITPDGTELEGLNVLDFYTESQKDRLTGDIVIESDTFGTIVGFENHGGRTYHSFGTLGNVTYGYGNNDDDAKEGIHYKNLLGTYLHGPILPKNHEITDYLLEKACERKGILFEPRNVDNTEEEAAKQVIINRSTHK; encoded by the coding sequence ATGAATGAATTGACAGTTTATCATTTCATGCCTGATAAATTAAATCTATATAGTGATATAGGTAATATCATCGCTTTAAGACAACGAGCAAAATTACGCAATATAGATTTGAAGGTTAGAAATATTAACGAAACAGAAGGTGTGACACTCGATCAATGTGATATCTTCTTTATTGGTGGTGGCAGTGATCGGGAACAAGCACTTGCTACTAAAGAATTAAGTAAAATCAAAGATAAATTAAAAGAAGCGATTGAAGCCGGTATGCCTGGCTTAACAATATGTGGTGGTTATCAGTTTTTAGGCAGTAAATATATTACACCCGATGGTACAGAACTTGAGGGATTGAATGTATTGGATTTTTATACTGAATCACAAAAAGACAGACTTACTGGGGATATTGTAATCGAAAGTGATACATTTGGTACGATTGTAGGATTTGAAAATCATGGCGGTCGAACGTATCATTCTTTCGGTACATTAGGTAACGTTACTTACGGTTATGGTAATAATGATGATGATGCTAAAGAAGGTATTCATTATAAAAATTTACTTGGAACGTACTTACATGGGCCTATATTACCTAAAAATCATGAAATTACTGATTATTTATTAGAAAAAGCTTGTGAACGCAAGGGCATTCTTTTTGAACCAAGAAATGTAGATAACACAGAAGAAGAAGCCGCTAAGCAAGTTATCATTAACCGTTCAACACATAAATAA
- a CDS encoding sensor histidine kinase encodes MNHYLRAIGSMLILVYSTFFAIFFIDKVFVNIMYFQGMFYTQIFGIPVLLFLNLLVILLCIIVGSVLAYKINQQNHWLQEQIERSIEGQTVGINDQNIELYNETIELYQTLVPLNQEVHKLRMKTQNLTNESYNINDVKVKKIIEDERQRLARELHDSVSQQLFAASMMLSAIKESQLEAPLDQQIPVLEKMIQDSQLEMRALLLHLRPLGLKDKSLGEGIKDLVVDLQKKVPMKVVHDIEEFKVPKGIEDHLFRITQEAISNTLRHSKGTKVTIELFNRTDYLLLRIQDNGKGFNVDEKAEQSYGLKNMRERALEIGATYHIVSLPDSGTRIEVKAPLNKEDSYAD; translated from the coding sequence ATGAATCACTACTTAAGAGCAATAGGATCCATGTTAATTTTAGTCTATAGTACATTTTTCGCGATATTCTTTATTGATAAAGTCTTTGTAAACATCATGTACTTTCAAGGTATGTTTTATACACAAATATTTGGAATACCAGTTTTACTATTTTTAAATTTATTGGTTATATTGCTCTGTATTATAGTAGGATCAGTATTAGCTTATAAAATTAATCAACAGAACCATTGGTTACAAGAACAAATTGAACGTTCTATAGAAGGTCAAACTGTAGGGATTAATGATCAAAATATAGAGTTGTATAATGAAACGATAGAATTATATCAAACGCTTGTACCATTAAACCAAGAAGTGCACAAATTAAGAATGAAAACACAAAATTTGACGAATGAATCTTACAATATCAACGATGTAAAGGTTAAAAAGATTATAGAAGATGAACGACAAAGACTAGCACGTGAATTACACGATTCTGTAAGTCAACAATTATTTGCTGCAAGTATGATGCTTTCTGCTATCAAAGAATCTCAATTAGAAGCACCTTTGGATCAACAAATCCCAGTACTTGAAAAGATGATACAAGACTCTCAATTAGAGATGAGAGCACTATTATTACACTTAAGACCACTCGGCTTAAAAGATAAATCCTTAGGTGAAGGGATTAAAGATTTAGTTGTAGATTTACAGAAAAAGGTACCAATGAAAGTTGTCCATGATATCGAAGAGTTTAAAGTACCAAAGGGTATTGAAGATCATTTGTTTAGAATTACACAAGAAGCAATTTCTAATACTTTGAGACATTCTAAGGGTACTAAGGTTACGATTGAATTGTTTAATAGAACAGATTATTTGCTATTGCGTATACAAGATAATGGTAAAGGGTTTAATGTAGATGAAAAGGCTGAACAAAGTTATGGGTTGAAAAATATGAGAGAACGCGCATTGGAAATTGGCGCTACATATCATATTGTATCTTTACCAGACTCGGGAACAAGGATAGAAGTTAAGGCACCATTAAATAAGGAGGATTCATATGCCGATTAA
- the liaF gene encoding cell wall-active antibiotics response protein LiaF, producing the protein MTHKYISTEMLIIFTALMIIANFYYIFFEKIGFLLVLLLGCILVYVGYLYFHKVRGLLSFWIGVLLIAFTLLSNKYTIIILLVFLLVLIIRYIIYKFKPLKVIATEEDIESPEFIKQKWFGEQRTPVYVYKWEDLQVQHGVGDIHIDMSKAANIKENNTIVVRHILGKVQIIVPLNYNINLHFTTLYGNAYINENAYRVENNNIKVVEETKVENYAVNIYVSTFLGDVEVIYK; encoded by the coding sequence ATGACACATAAATATATATCAACTGAGATGTTAATTATCTTTACAGCATTAATGATTATAGCCAATTTTTATTACATATTTTTTGAAAAAATTGGCTTTTTACTTGTGTTATTACTTGGTTGTATTTTGGTTTATGTAGGTTACCTATATTTTCATAAAGTACGTGGATTATTATCATTTTGGATTGGGGTCTTATTGATAGCATTCACACTTTTATCAAATAAATACACAATTATCATCTTGCTTGTATTTTTACTCGTATTAATAATAAGATATATTATTTATAAATTTAAACCATTAAAAGTCATAGCTACAGAAGAAGATATAGAGTCACCTGAATTTATTAAGCAAAAGTGGTTCGGCGAACAAAGAACACCGGTCTATGTTTATAAATGGGAAGATTTGCAAGTACAACATGGTGTAGGCGATATTCATATAGATATGTCTAAAGCAGCCAATATTAAAGAAAATAATACAATTGTAGTTCGTCATATTTTAGGTAAAGTTCAGATTATCGTACCATTGAATTACAACATCAATTTACATTTTACAACGCTGTATGGGAATGCATATATTAATGAAAACGCATATAGAGTGGAAAATAATAATATTAAAGTTGTTGAAGAGACTAAAGTTGAAAATTACGCAGTAAATATTTATGTTTCAACTTTCTTAGGTGATGTTGAGGTGATTTATAAATGA
- the ftnA gene encoding H-type ferritin FtnA: MLKKDLLDALNDQMNHEFFAAHAYMAMAAYCDNGSYEGFANFYIQQAKEERFHGQKIYDYINDRGEHAKFTAIPAPKSDFNSILETFEDGLAQEKDVTRRFYNLSDLANEDKDYATISFLNWFLDEQVEEESMFETHIDYLKRIGDDSNTLYLYEKELAARTFNEE, from the coding sequence ATGTTGAAAAAAGACTTATTAGATGCTTTGAATGACCAAATGAATCATGAATTTTTCGCTGCCCATGCATACATGGCTATGGCTGCATATTGTGACAATGGATCTTATGAAGGTTTCGCAAACTTTTATATTCAACAAGCGAAGGAAGAAAGATTCCACGGACAAAAAATATATGACTATATTAACGATCGTGGCGAACACGCTAAATTTACAGCTATCCCTGCGCCAAAATCAGATTTCAATAGCATCCTTGAAACTTTTGAAGATGGTCTAGCTCAAGAAAAAGATGTTACACGTAGGTTCTATAATTTATCTGACTTAGCGAATGAAGATAAAGATTATGCAACTATTTCATTCTTAAATTGGTTCTTAGATGAACAAGTTGAAGAAGAATCTATGTTTGAAACACATATTGATTATTTAAAACGCATTGGGGACGATAGTAATACGCTTTACTTATACGAAAAAGAACTTGCTGCCCGCACGTTTAACGAAGAATAA
- a CDS encoding low molecular weight protein-tyrosine-phosphatase → MITVGFVCLGNICRSPMAEAIMRQRLLDKNITNVQVASRGTGKWNLDQPPHEGTQDILNRHDITFDGMISELFTSDDDFDYIIAMDQSNVENIKQINPNIRGQLYKLLDFSDMEETDVPDPYYTNNFEGVYKMVQSSCDNLIDFIVKDSNLERGKA, encoded by the coding sequence ATGATTACAGTCGGATTCGTTTGTTTAGGTAATATATGTCGTTCTCCAATGGCCGAAGCTATTATGCGACAAAGATTACTTGACAAAAACATTACAAATGTACAGGTTGCCTCTCGAGGTACTGGTAAATGGAACTTAGACCAACCACCTCACGAGGGTACACAAGATATTCTCAATAGACATGACATAACATTCGATGGCATGATTAGTGAATTATTTACTTCTGATGATGATTTTGATTATATCATTGCTATGGATCAAAGTAATGTAGAGAATATTAAACAGATTAATCCTAACATTAGAGGACAATTATATAAACTATTGGACTTTAGTGATATGGAAGAAACTGATGTACCTGATCCATACTATACAAATAATTTCGAAGGCGTATATAAAATGGTACAATCATCTTGTGATAATTTAATTGATTTTATAGTTAAAGATTCAAATTTAGAGAGGGGTAAAGCATAA
- a CDS encoding response regulator transcription factor, which yields MPIKVLFVDDHEMVRIGISSYLSTQPDIDVVGEGKSGNEAIEKAHQLNPDLILMDLLMDDMDGVEATELIKKDLPHIKVVMLTSYIEDNEVYRALDSGVDSYILKTTSASDIAEAIRKTYNDESVFEAEVLVKMRNRMKQRAELYEMLTEREMEILLLIAKGYSNQEIASASHITIKTVKTHVSNILSKLEVQDRTQAVIYAFQHNLIQ from the coding sequence ATGCCGATTAAAGTTTTATTTGTTGATGATCATGAAATGGTACGAATAGGTATTTCTAGTTATTTATCAACACAACCAGATATTGATGTTGTAGGAGAAGGTAAGTCAGGGAATGAAGCGATAGAAAAAGCACATCAACTTAATCCAGATTTAATCCTCATGGACTTACTTATGGATGATATGGATGGTGTTGAAGCTACAGAACTTATTAAAAAAGATTTACCTCATATTAAAGTTGTCATGTTAACAAGTTACATTGAGGATAATGAAGTATACCGCGCCTTAGATTCAGGTGTGGACAGTTATATTTTAAAAACTACAAGTGCAAGTGATATTGCTGAAGCAATACGTAAGACATATAATGATGAGTCTGTATTTGAAGCAGAAGTATTAGTGAAAATGAGAAATAGAATGAAACAACGTGCCGAGTTATATGAAATGCTTACAGAACGTGAAATGGAAATTTTATTACTTATTGCTAAAGGATACTCGAATCAAGAAATAGCTAGTGCTTCACATATTACAATCAAAACCGTTAAGACGCATGTAAGTAATATATTAAGTAAATTGGAAGTACAAGATAGAACACAAGCAGTTATTTATGCGTTCCAACATAATTTAATACAATAG
- a CDS encoding Mur ligase family protein → MRRWTATRLAIMARKASKAVGKKGTDLPGQIARKVDKNILRKLASQVDEIVFISGTNGKTTTSNLIGHTLKANNIEIIHNNEGANMAAGITSAFILQIKQNTKIAVIEIDEGSIPRVLNEVTPTMMVVTNFFRDQMDRFGEIDIMVNNIANAISNKGIKLLLNADDPFVSRLKIASDTVVYYGMKAHAHEFEQSTMNESRYCPNCGRLLHYDYIQYNQIGHYHCECGFKREDTKYEVSHFDLTPFIDLSVDNTTFNMKIAGDFNAYNAIAAYTVLKELGLNDAAIKNGFETYTSNNGRMQYFKKDEKEAMINLAKNPAGMNASLSVGEQLEGSKVYVLSLNDNAADGRDTSWIYDADFEKLRRQQIEAIIVTGTRAEELQLRLKLAGVETPIILEKDIYKATAKSMDYKESFTVAIPNYTSLAPMLEQLNHSFEEGQIK, encoded by the coding sequence ATGAGACGTTGGACTGCAACTCGATTAGCAATAATGGCGAGAAAGGCCAGCAAAGCCGTTGGAAAAAAGGGAACGGACTTACCTGGTCAAATTGCTAGAAAAGTAGATAAAAATATATTAAGAAAATTAGCATCTCAAGTAGACGAGATTGTTTTTATAAGTGGCACAAATGGGAAAACAACAACTTCAAATTTAATTGGGCATACACTAAAAGCAAACAATATCGAGATCATACATAATAATGAAGGTGCGAATATGGCTGCAGGTATAACTTCAGCGTTTATTTTGCAAATTAAGCAAAATACTAAAATTGCGGTTATTGAGATAGACGAAGGCTCAATACCGAGGGTACTTAACGAAGTCACGCCAACAATGATGGTTGTCACTAACTTCTTCCGTGACCAAATGGATCGTTTTGGGGAAATAGATATTATGGTAAATAATATTGCTAATGCGATTAGTAACAAGGGAATAAAACTGTTGCTAAATGCAGATGATCCATTTGTAAGTAGGTTGAAGATCGCAAGTGATACAGTTGTTTATTATGGTATGAAGGCACATGCCCATGAATTTGAGCAGAGTACAATGAATGAGAGTCGCTATTGTCCTAACTGTGGTCGCTTATTACATTATGATTATATTCAATATAATCAAATCGGTCATTACCATTGTGAATGTGGTTTTAAACGAGAAGATACGAAATATGAAGTATCGCATTTTGATTTAACACCATTTATTGATTTAAGTGTGGACAATACAACATTTAATATGAAAATTGCTGGAGATTTTAATGCTTATAATGCAATTGCTGCCTATACTGTATTGAAAGAATTAGGTCTAAATGATGCAGCGATTAAAAATGGTTTTGAAACGTATACTTCAAATAATGGTCGTATGCAGTACTTTAAGAAAGATGAGAAAGAAGCAATGATAAACCTTGCTAAAAATCCAGCGGGAATGAATGCAAGTTTATCAGTTGGTGAGCAACTCGAAGGTAGTAAAGTTTATGTTTTGAGCTTAAATGATAATGCAGCAGATGGCAGAGATACATCATGGATATATGATGCAGACTTTGAAAAGCTAAGAAGACAACAAATTGAGGCGATTATAGTAACAGGAACGCGTGCAGAAGAATTACAGCTCAGACTAAAATTAGCAGGTGTGGAAACACCAATTATTTTAGAAAAAGATATATATAAAGCCACTGCTAAATCTATGGATTATAAGGAAAGCTTTACGGTTGCGATTCCTAACTATACTTCTTTAGCGCCAATGTTAGAACAATTAAACCACTCTTTTGAGGAGGGGCAAATTAAATGA